The proteins below are encoded in one region of Triticum aestivum cultivar Chinese Spring chromosome 1B, IWGSC CS RefSeq v2.1, whole genome shotgun sequence:
- the LOC123137180 gene encoding NADH dehydrogenase [ubiquinone] 1 alpha subcomplex subunit 1: protein MARFRFHWLEAMLPLGIIGGFLCIMGNGQYYIHRAAHGRPKHIGNDMWDVAMERRDKKLVDKPAAN, encoded by the exons ATGGCGAGGTTCCGGTTCCACTGGCTGGAGGCCATGCTGCCGCTGGGCATCATCGGCGGCTTCCTCTGCATCATGGGCAACGGCCAGTACTACATCCACAGGGCCGCGCACGGCAGG CCGAAGCACATCGGGAACGACATGTGGGACGTCGCCATGGAGCGCCGTGACAAGAAGCTCGTCGACAAGCCCGCCGCCAACTAG
- the LOC123094318 gene encoding uncharacterized protein, with protein sequence MAYRRKQGIQRSNTFVEDHRQPSPGDSASPATASPRATRFADDSRRPDRSLAAQTLLASAARGDMQALAERFTASSSSPLAARPSDPVTSSSLRVSPRAARAADPATSSSLRVSPRSGRPNDPITSTSPRASPRSGRQNDMFAQDPVTMLYTSTSSATNDDSKLSPVKKDETKQGLWGLLAQQAKAMLDESAPTEEARSQPLATSAGSPQAQSRWSYDPVRKSESPTFQHGSEGPKFDMGGHIKNALEEGLHAATMAESRTPAVVGRKLQIRRKTCSVDMRSAHLNLGTPDLMSPMMTDFESPQIKASRDVANVMAAKVKLLQRELKTVNADLAFSKERCAQLEEETRLHRAGNNDHAANEDLVRKQLETLLAEKARLATENTVYARENRFLREIVDLNQLTVVGLQEDIIEEEEEEEEYEEEEEEYEEEEEAEHDTPANPGTAPPKPPSHHTDNVHVAAPQPPSRRTDNAAVPAPKSPSHRTDNAPVAAPQSPSRRTDNVPVTVPQSPSRRTDNVPVASPCTDNAPESRSTDNSSNAAIGVAGSPMHRSPKEDEGSQQTNPIRDNCSPEKASQQQQCQD encoded by the exons ATGGCGTACCGGAGGAAGCAGGGCATCCAGCGGTCGAACACCTTCGTGGAGGACCACCGCCAGCCGTCGCCGGGCGACTCCGCGTCGCCCGCCACCGCGTCCCCGCGCGCCACCCGCTTCGCCGACGACAGCCGCCGGCCCGACCGCTCCCTGGCGGCGCAGACCCTGCTCGCCTCCGCCGCGCGCGGGGACATGCAGGCGCTCGCCGAGCGCTTCACTGCATCCTCCTCGTCCCCGCTCGCCGCCCGGCCGAGTGACCCCGTCACGTCGTCGTCCCTGCGGGTGTCCCCGCGCGCCGCCCGGGCGGCTGACCCCGCCACGTCGTCGTCCCTGCGCGTGTCCCCGCGCTCCGGCCGGCCGAATGACCCCATCACGTCGACGTCCCCACGGGCGTCCCCGCGCTCCGGCCGGCAGAACGACATGTTCGCGCAG GATCCTGTGACCATGCTGTACACGTCCACGTCGAGCGCCACGAACGACGACTCCAAGCTTTCACCAGTGAAGAAAGACGAGACGAAGCAAGGACTGTGGGGGCTTCTGGCGCAGCAAGCTAAGGCCATGCTCGACGAAAGTGCCCCCACAGAGGAGGCCCGGAGCCAGCCTCTGGCCACATCAGCCGGCAGTCCG CAAGCTCAATCACGGTGGTCCTACGACCCGGTCCGGAAGTCGGAGAGCCCTACGTTCCAGCACGGATCGGAAGGGCCGAAGTTCGACATGGGAGGGCACATCAAGAATGCGCTGGAG GAGGGCCTGCATGCGGCGACGATGGCGGAGAGCAGGacgccggcggtggtggggaggAAGCTGCAGATCAGGAGGAAGACGTGCAGCGTGGACATGCGGAGCGCCCACCTGAACCTGGGCACCCCCGACCTCATGTCGCCGATGATGACCGACTTCGAGTCGCCCCAGATCAAAGCTTCTCGCGAC GTGGCGAACGTGATGGCGGCCAAGGTGAAGCTGCTGCAGCGGGAGCTCAAGACGGTGAACGCCGACCTGGCCTTCTCCAAGGAGCGGTGCGCGCAgctggaggaggagacccgcctgcaCCGGGCCGGCAACAACGACCACGCCGCCAACGAGGACCTG GTACGGAAGCAGCTGGAGACGCTGCTGGCGGAGAAGGCGCGGCTGGCCACCGAGAACACGGTGTACGCCAGGGAGAACCGGTTCCTGCGGGAGATCGTCGACCTCAACCAGCTAACCGTGGTCGGCCTCCAAGAGGACATcatcgaggaggaagaagaagaagaagaatacgaggaggaagaagaagaatacgaggaggaggaagaggccgaGCACGACACACCGGCCAACCCCGGCACTGCCCCTCCCAAGCCCCCCTCACATCACACCGACAATGTGCATGTTGCTGCCCCACAGCCGCCCTCTCGCCGCACCGACAATGCGGCTGTTCCTGCCCCCAAGTCTCCCTCACATCGCACCGACAATGCACCGGTTGCTGCCCCCCAGTCGCCCTCTCGCCGCACCGACAATGTGCCAGTTACTGTCCCACAGTCGCCCTCTCGCCGCACTGACAATGTGCCGGTTGCATCTCCCTGCACCGACAATGCGCCGGAGTCGAGGAGCACAGACAACAGCAGCAACGCTGCCATCGGAGTTGCCGGGTCGCCCATGCACCGGAGTCCAAAGGAAGATGAAGGTTCACAGCAGACAAACCCCATTCGAGATAATTGCTCGCCGGAGAAGGCCTCCCAGCAGCAGCAATGCCAAGACTGA